The proteins below come from a single Benincasa hispida cultivar B227 chromosome 4, ASM972705v1, whole genome shotgun sequence genomic window:
- the LOC120076784 gene encoding serpin-ZX-like, translating to MDIRETIRSHGDVAIAITKHLLQNEAKASNVVLSPLSIHVVLSLIAAGSKGPPLDQLLSFLKSNSTDNLNSFASQIVAAVFADASPSGGPRLAFANGVWIDQSLPLKPSFKQVVDTLYKARLSQADFKTKAVEVTSEVNSWAEKQTNGLITEVLPPGSVDSLSKLILANALYFKGEWEEKFDASKTEKQDFYLLDGSSVEVPFMTSKNKQYIAAFDGFKVLGLPYKQGSDPRRFSMYIFLPDSNDGLPSLIERIDSQSEFIDRHIPYEKLKVGEFKIPKFKISFGVEVSNVLKGLGLVLPFSEGGLLEMVESPVAQGLHVSKIFHKSFIEVNEEGTEAAAATAAVIRLRAFLPVDIIDFVANHPFLYAIREDKTGSLLFIGQVLNPLGGST from the exons ATGGACATCAGAGAAACAATCAGAAGCCACGGCGACGTCGCCATAGCCATCACCAAGCACCTTCTCCAAAACGAAGCCAAGGCCTCTAACGTTGTCCTCTCGCCCTTGTCAATCCATGTCGTTCTCAGCCTTATCGCTGCTGGTTCCAAAGGCCCCCCGCTGGATCAACTTCTTTCCTTCCTCAAATCTAACTCCACTGACAACCTCAACTCATTCGCTTCTCAAATCGTAGCCGCGGTCTTCGCCGATGCCTCTCCCAGCGGTGGACCTCGCCTCGCATTTGCCAATGGGGTTTGGATCGATCAATCACTTCCTCTCAAGCCTTCTTTCAAACAGGTTGTTGACACTCTTTATAAAGCTAGGCTCAGCCAAGCCGATTTCAAGACTAAG GCTGTTGAAGTGACTTCAGAAGTGAACTCATGGGCTGAAAAACAAACTAATGGACTTATCACAGAGGTTCTTCCTCCTGGATCAGTTGATAGTCTCTCTAAGCTCATCCTTGCTAATGCACTCTACTTCAAAGGGGAATGGGAAGAGAAATTTGATGCTTCGAAAACAGAGAAACAAGATTTCTACCTTCTTGATGGGAGTTCAGTGGAGGTGCCCTTTATGACCAGCAAGAATAAGCAATATATAGCTGCTTTTGATGGATTTAAAGTTCTTGGACTGCCATACAAACAAGGATCTGACCCACGTCGTTTTTCTATGTACATCTTTCTCCCAGATTCGAATGATGGATTGCCATCTTTGATTGAAAGAATAGATTCCCAATCCGAGTTCATCGACCGCCACATTCCATATGAAAAACTTAAAGTGGGTGAATTCAAGATTCCAAagttcaaaatttcttttgggGTTGAAGTTTCCAATGTTTTGAAGGGGTTAGGATTGGTGTTACCTTTCTCTGAAGGAGGTTTGTTAGAAATGGTGGAGTCTCCAGTGGCTCAAGGCCTTCATGTTTCAAAAATATTCCATAAGTCATTCATTGAGGTTAATGAAGAAGGCACAGAAGCTGCAGCTGCTACGGCTGCTGTCATCAGATTGAGGGCTTTCCTTCCTGTAGACATAATCGACTTTGTTGCCAACCACCCGTTCTTGTATGCGATCAGGGAAGACAAGACAGGATCTTTGCTTTTCATTGGGCAGGTGCTAAACCCTCTTGGAGGATCAACCTAA
- the LOC120076405 gene encoding protein OSB1, mitochondrial-like: protein MRAVRLLFPIRRVAASPSPPVALFSSSSQLITKSTNCVATEAKKGGSVHRKQPKFKWNSANFFGTVEEPLRVVTRNGRTVIARTILRAKVSPDSNCSFRILLKLWEEMAESCIERLKPNDFVYVAGTLESYKKTNQCGKSYLSYELTVSELNCIAQNDQGSKSQNSVGMLHEEGYARRCNYRERLHLWQVFFSSPHEWWDNRNQKSNPKHPDFKHKSTGEVLWLEATDPPWIRKQLELLDTKMEENDQDGHFGSDSSMSKWLYS from the exons ATGAGGGCCGTTCGTCTTCTCTTCCCCATTAGACGAGTAGCTGCATCGCCTTCGCCACCGGTAGCGTTATTCTCTTCGTCTTCTCAATTAATCACTAAATCGACGAACTGTGTCGCCACTGAAGCAAAGAAGGGAGGTTCAGTACACAGAAAACAGCCGAAATTTAAGTGGAACTCGGCAAACTTCTTTGGTACAGTGGAAGAGCCCCTTAGAGTGGTTACTAGGAATGGCCGCACAGTTATTGCTCGGACAATTCTTCGAGCTAAAGTCTCCCCAGATTCTAACTGCAGTTTTAG GATTCTTCTGAAACTGTGGGAAGAGATGGCTGAATCATGCATCGAACGTCTTAAACCGAATGACTTCGTTTATGTTGCTGGGACTTTAGAGTCTTATAAGAAGACTAATCAGTGCGGGAAGTCTTATTTATCTTACGAG TTAACTGTGTCGGAGTTGAATTGCATTGCACAAAATGATCAAGGCTCAAAAAGTCAAAATTCTGTAGGCATGCTACATGAAGAAG GATATGCTCGTAGGTGTAATTACAGGGAACGTCTGCACTTGTGGCAAGTGTTTTTCAGTAGTCCACATGAATGGTGGGATAACAGGAACCAAAAGTCAAATCCAAAACATCCAGACTTTAAACACAAGAGTACTGGTGAGGTCTTGTGGCTTGAGGCAACAGATCCTCCATGGATCAGAAAACAGCTCGAATTGCTCGACaccaaaatggaagaaaatgatCAAGATGGTCACTTTGGTTCTGATTCCAGCATGTCCAAGTGGTTATATAGCTGA